Proteins from a single region of Deinococcus seoulensis:
- a CDS encoding type II toxin-antitoxin system HigB family toxin, with translation MGMNALTLAVLIAFWTEHPDAEKPLREWYRLVRAREYASFADVKTDFGSADWVQGFLVFDISGNRYRLIVRPNFAGRRFYIVGVYTHRQYDAWTKELR, from the coding sequence ATGGGCATGAACGCGCTGACGCTGGCCGTGCTGATCGCGTTCTGGACCGAGCACCCGGACGCCGAGAAGCCCCTGCGCGAGTGGTACCGGCTGGTCCGCGCGCGCGAGTACGCCTCGTTCGCCGACGTGAAAACGGACTTCGGTAGCGCCGACTGGGTGCAGGGGTTCCTCGTGTTCGACATCAGCGGCAACCGGTACCGCCTGATCGTCCGCCCGAACTTTGCCGGAAGACGCTTCTACATTGTGGGTGTGTACACCCACCGACAGTACGACGCCTGGACGAAGGAGTTGAGGTGA